The Oncorhynchus tshawytscha isolate Ot180627B linkage group LG18, Otsh_v2.0, whole genome shotgun sequence genome has a window encoding:
- the LOC112261903 gene encoding dnaJ homolog subfamily C member 5-like isoform X2, giving the protein MATAGAGPGAGPGTAEPNRPGPQRKMSTTGESLYKVLGLEKGASADDIKRAYRKLALKYHPDKNPDNPEAADKFKEINNANSILNDDGKRRIYEEYGSMGLYVSEQFGEESVKYYFLMSKWWFKTMAVCCTVFSCCCCCCCCCFCCGKCKPPEEDDHYQYVDPEDLEAQIKAETDGGPRAPIVIQPHSITVEVPETSQPAASQPTSKPQQ; this is encoded by the exons ATGGCCACGGCAGGCGCAGGACCAGGCGCAGGACCAGGCACAGCAGAGCCAAATCGGCCAGGCCCCCAGAGGAAGATGTCCACCACAGGGGAAAGCCTGTACAAGGTGCTAGGCCTGGAGAAAGGAGCTTCCGCTGATGACATCAAGAGAGCTTACAG GAAATTAGCATTGAAGTACCACCCAGACAAGAACCCAGACAACCCGGAGGCTGCAGATAAGTTTAAAGAGATCAACAACGCCAACTCCATCCTGAACGATGACGGCAAGAGGAGGATCTACGAAGAGTACGGCTCCATGGGTCTCTACGTGTCCGAGCAGTTTGGAGAGGAGAGCGTCAAATACTACTTCCTCATGTCCAAGTGGTGGTTTAAG ACCATGGCCGTGTGCTGCACCGTCTtctcctgctgctgttgctgctgctgttgctgtttcTGCTGTGGGAAGTGCAAGCCGCCGGAGGAGGATGATCACTACCAGTATGTGGACCCAGAGGACCTGGAGGCCCAGATCAAAGcagagactgatggag GTCCGCGTGCCCCTATCGTGATCCAGCCGCATTCCATCACCGTTGAGGTTCCAGAGACCTCCCagcctgcagccagccagcccaccTCCAAGCCCCAGCAGTGA
- the LOC112261903 gene encoding dnaJ homolog subfamily C member 5-like isoform X3, whose protein sequence is MATAGAGPGAGPGTAEPNRPGPQRKMSTTGESLYKVLGLEKGASADDIKRAYRKLALKYHPDKNPDNPEAADKFKEINNANSILNDDGKRRIYEEYGSMGLYVSEQFGEESVKYYFLMSKWWFKTMAVCCTVFSCCCCCCCCCFCCGKCKPPEEDDHYQYVDPEDLEAQIKAETDGGQ, encoded by the exons ATGGCCACGGCAGGCGCAGGACCAGGCGCAGGACCAGGCACAGCAGAGCCAAATCGGCCAGGCCCCCAGAGGAAGATGTCCACCACAGGGGAAAGCCTGTACAAGGTGCTAGGCCTGGAGAAAGGAGCTTCCGCTGATGACATCAAGAGAGCTTACAG GAAATTAGCATTGAAGTACCACCCAGACAAGAACCCAGACAACCCGGAGGCTGCAGATAAGTTTAAAGAGATCAACAACGCCAACTCCATCCTGAACGATGACGGCAAGAGGAGGATCTACGAAGAGTACGGCTCCATGGGTCTCTACGTGTCCGAGCAGTTTGGAGAGGAGAGCGTCAAATACTACTTCCTCATGTCCAAGTGGTGGTTTAAG ACCATGGCCGTGTGCTGCACCGTCTtctcctgctgctgttgctgctgctgttgctgtttcTGCTGTGGGAAGTGCAAGCCGCCGGAGGAGGATGATCACTACCAGTATGTGGACCCAGAGGACCTGGAGGCCCAGATCAAAGcagagactgatggag GACAGTGA
- the LOC112261903 gene encoding dnaJ homolog subfamily C member 5-like isoform X1, which produces MATAGAGPGAGPGTAEPNRPGPQRKMSTTGESLYKVLGLEKGASADDIKRAYRKLALKYHPDKNPDNPEAADKFKEINNANSILNDDGKRRIYEEYGSMGLYVSEQFGEESVKYYFLMSKWWFKTMAVCCTVFSCCCCCCCCCFCCGKCKPPEEDDHYQYVDPEDLEAQIKAETDGGDTVIIVQPIPVAVPIAVSSPVAESTNLGPAISLGPAISLGPAISLGPAISLGPAISLGPAISLGPASPVGDNPTSPVAAENPGETLPESK; this is translated from the exons ATGGCCACGGCAGGCGCAGGACCAGGCGCAGGACCAGGCACAGCAGAGCCAAATCGGCCAGGCCCCCAGAGGAAGATGTCCACCACAGGGGAAAGCCTGTACAAGGTGCTAGGCCTGGAGAAAGGAGCTTCCGCTGATGACATCAAGAGAGCTTACAG GAAATTAGCATTGAAGTACCACCCAGACAAGAACCCAGACAACCCGGAGGCTGCAGATAAGTTTAAAGAGATCAACAACGCCAACTCCATCCTGAACGATGACGGCAAGAGGAGGATCTACGAAGAGTACGGCTCCATGGGTCTCTACGTGTCCGAGCAGTTTGGAGAGGAGAGCGTCAAATACTACTTCCTCATGTCCAAGTGGTGGTTTAAG ACCATGGCCGTGTGCTGCACCGTCTtctcctgctgctgttgctgctgctgttgctgtttcTGCTGTGGGAAGTGCAAGCCGCCGGAGGAGGATGATCACTACCAGTATGTGGACCCAGAGGACCTGGAGGCCCAGATCAAAGcagagactgatggag GTGACACGGTAATCATTGTCCAGCCCATACCTGTAGCCGTACCTATAGCTGTATCGAGCCCTGTGGCTGAGAGCACCAACCTAGGCCCTGCCATCAGCCTAGGCCCTGCCATCAGCCTAGGCCCTGCCATCAGCCTAGGCCCTGCCATCAGCCTAGGCCCTGCCATCAGCCTAGGCCCTGCCATCAGCCTAGGCCCTGCCAGTCCAGTAGGTGACAACCCGACCAGTCCAGTGGCTGCTGAGAACCCAGGCGAAACGCTGCCGGAGTCTAAATGA